A single region of the Phaenicophaeus curvirostris isolate KB17595 chromosome 4, BPBGC_Pcur_1.0, whole genome shotgun sequence genome encodes:
- the CNGA1 gene encoding cyclic nucleotide-gated channel alpha-1 — MKVGVIETHHSHAIVPSVIVQDTSEDPGPPDEGENRQRHLPGALACYNINNNSNKDEEKKKKKEKKSKPERKKDGETQKNKEKKEKTKKKDKPQKKENKEEKKKDIFIIDPAGNMYYNWLFCITMPVMYNWTMIIARACFDELQHDYLAIWFIIDYISDAIYAADMFVRTRTGYLEQGLLVKEEQKLREKYKSSFQFKLDFLSMIPTDLLYFKLGLNYPELRINKLLRVARMFEFFQRTETRTNYPNIFRISNLVMYIVIIIHWNACVYYSISKAIGFGADTWVYPNTSDPEFARLTRKYVYSLYWSTLTLTTIGETPPPVRDSEYFFVVVDFLVGVLIFATIVGNVGSMISNMNAARAEFQARIDAIKQYMHFRNVSKDMEKRVIKWFDYLWTNKKAVDEREVLKYLPDKLRAEIAINVHLETLKKVRIFADCEAGLLVELVLKLQPQVYSPGDYICRKGDIGREMYIIKEGKLAVVADDGITQFVVLSDGSYFGEISILNIKGSKAGNRRTANIRSIGYSDLFCLSKDDLMEALTEYPDAKAMLEEKGKQILMKDGLLDIEVANLGSDPKDLEEKVTYMERAIDRLQTKFARLLAEYEAAQQKLKKRLTQIEKILKPVIEEEFADLEEGEPSTDKPVVSKAD; from the exons ATGAAGGTAGGAGTCATTGAGACCCATCACTCCCATGCAATTGTTCCCAGTGTGATAGTACAAGATACCAGTGAAGATCCTGGACCACCAGATGAAGGGGAAAACAG GCAAAGACACCTACCTGGTGCACTTGCATGCTACAATATTAACAACAATAGTAATAAGGATGA agagaagaaaaagaaaaaagaaaagaagag caagccagaaagaaaaaaagacggagaaacacaaaagaacaaggaaaaaaaggagaaaacaaaaaaaaaagataagccccagaagaaagaaaataaagaaga gaagaagaaagatattttcattattgATCCAGCAGGAAATATGTACTACAACTGGTTGTTTTGCATCACAATGCCTGTCATGTACAACTGGACCATGATTATTGCTAG AGCCTGTTTTGATGAGCTTCAGCATGACTACTTAGCAATATGGTTTATTATTGATTACATTTCTGATGCCATCTACGCTGCTGACATGTTTGTACGAACAAGAACAG gtTACCTAGAGCAAGGTCTTCTGGtgaaagaagaacaaaagctTCGAGAGAAATATAAGTCGTCTTTTCAATTCAAGTTAGATTTTCTGTCGATGATACCAACTGATCTCTTATACTTTAAGTTAGGACTGAATTATCCAGAATTAAGAATAAACAAATTACTCAGAGTAGCTCGGATGTTTGAATTCTTCCAGCGAACAGAAACAAGGACAAACTACCCAAACATCTTCAGGATCTCTAACCTTGTCATGTACATTGTGATTATTATTCACTGGAACGCCTGTGTGTACTACTCGATCTCGAAAGCCATTGGATTTGGGGCTGACACATGGGTCTACCCCAACACCTCTGATCCTGAATTTGCCCGTCTGACTAGAAAGTATGTCTACAGTCTGTACTGGTCAACACTGACCCTGACTACTATTGGTGAAACACCCCCTCCTGTGAGAGATTCTGAGTATTTCTTCGTGGTCGTAGACTTCTTGGTTGGAGTTTTGATTTTTGCTACCATTGTTGGTAATGTGGGCTCTATGATCTCCAACATGAACGCTGCCAGGGCAGAGTTTCAAGCGAGGATTGATGCTATCAAGCAGTATATGCACTTTCGGAATGTGAGTAAAGACATGGAAAAAAGAGTTATAAAATGGTTTGACTACCTGTGGACAAACAAAAAGGCTGTGGATGAAAGGGAAGTCTTGAAGTATCTGCCAGATAAACTAAGGGCAGAGATTGCAATCAATGTTCACCTGGAAACACTAAAAAAAGTTCGGATTTTTGCAGACTGTGAAGCCGGTCTCTTGGTCGAATTGGTTTTGAAACTCCAACCACAAGTATACAGTCCTGGAGATTATATTTGCAGAAAAGGAGATATTGGACGAGAAATGTACATTATCAAAGAAGGCAAGCTGGCAGTAGTTGCTGATGATGGAATTACCCAATTCGTGGTCCTAAGTGATGGCAGCTATTTTGGAGAAATCAGCATTCTTAATATCAAAGGAAGCAAAGCTGGCAATCGAAGAACAGCCAATATTAGAAGTATTGGGTACTCagatttgttttgtctttctaaAGATGACCTCATGGAGGCTTTAACAGAGTATCCAGATGCAAAAGCTATGctggaagaaaaaggcaaacaaattcTAATGAAAGATGGGTTGCTGGACATTGAAGTTGCAAATTTAGGAAGCGATCCTAAAGATCTGGAAGAAAAGGTCACCTACATGGAAAGAGCTATTGACAGATTACAAACAAAGTTTGCCAGGTTGTTGGCTGAGTATGAAGCTGCACAACAGAAACTCAAAAAAAGACTTACACAAATCGAGAAAATATTGAAGCCAGTTATAGAGGAAGAATTTGCAGACTTAGAAGAAGGAGAACCATCCACAGATAAACCTGTGGTGTCAAAAGCGGACTAA